From a single Calothrix sp. NIES-2098 genomic region:
- a CDS encoding TPR domain protein codes for MYSKRNFLLKNTVITQKRERSLMSRRMLSVFSHRVLILFVNMIFLSSFGMTFRAIAQQPTTTPQNLSPAQQRAYSQAKQLLQAADKLLRQGTATSRQQALAKYSEALKIWQEIGDRANEAGTLLGIGTIYYLQNENQKALEYYDRALVIRRELKDSFGEAIMLQSIAGAYSNLGDKPKAIEFYNQALSIFQAQKQSNLAALTLVSIGRVYLSLGETKKALDYYNQALELQRAIGDAAGQVDTLQAMGKVYAQFGEAQKAVAALNQALEIQRTRKDIAGQADTLTIIATLYSSLGENQKAREALTQVLELQKRSPQIDPSSQAVTYMGIGATYAAVNDYQKALNYYNQARSLLQKAGNSYAEAELLSQLSFVYDQLGQQQKALEVLNQALALQRAKQDRSREAFTLNNIADIYSSFGDYQQALDFYNQALTLQRQLKDLPGEANTLTYIAKLYQFLGNYQLSIDTYNQALAQFRSVGDRSKVAQTLDKIGSVYRSAEDYQKALDYYNQALQLWREQGGLFQEFATLSGIIRVYESLKDYPQALNAGKQALSLSRKQQSSFTEASALALLGRVYLASGDYRQALDFFEQAASKFQQLGVPSAEANVLGNIGKVYESLKQPQQAIAIYDRELKLRQNLGDRTGEAETRYSMAVSERDRNNLEAARNQIESTIKIVEDIRTRVTSQDLRTSYFASVQKYYEFYIDLLMRLHKQQPSKGYDALALQASERARARSLLDMLTEANADIRQGVDPNLLAAERSLQQQLDALEKRRLKLLSGNDTQSLVQKLEQETEANLEQYRQLQAKIRATSPRYAALTQPQPLSLKQIQSSVLDDNTLLLEYSLGEERSYLWAVTKNSISSYELPKRAEIEAAVQQFRKILVSPIPAAKPDRAANELTKLLLAPVAQQLGQKRLVVVADGALQYVPFAALNTTGQKDNRYEPLAINHEIITLPSASTVAVLRQEITGRKTAPKTLAVIADPIFSPNDERIKGRVANPQNDTSKNQNLDLQQLDRSARDANINFERLPFTRQEAETILSLVPAKERKQAFDFAANRAVVTNADLSQYQIVHFATHGILNSRHPELSGVVLSLFDETGKPQNGFLRLRDVFNLKLPAELIVLSACETGLGEEVKGEGLIGLTRGFMYAGSPRVLVSLWSVDDQATSELMKKFYSFMLQDGLKPAAALRAAQTQMWRDSNYKAPYFWAAFTLQGEWK; via the coding sequence ATGTATAGTAAACGGAATTTTTTACTCAAAAATACAGTCATAACTCAAAAAAGGGAGCGCAGCTTGATGTCAAGGCGAATGCTATCAGTTTTTAGCCATCGTGTTCTTATTCTGTTTGTCAATATGATTTTTTTGTCATCTTTTGGGATGACATTTAGGGCAATAGCCCAACAGCCAACAACTACTCCGCAAAATCTCAGCCCGGCTCAACAAAGAGCATACTCACAGGCAAAGCAACTTTTACAAGCAGCAGACAAACTTTTACGGCAAGGAACAGCCACATCTCGACAACAGGCTCTTGCTAAATACTCAGAAGCATTGAAAATTTGGCAAGAAATCGGCGATCGCGCGAATGAAGCTGGTACTTTATTAGGTATTGGGACTATCTATTATCTCCAGAACGAGAACCAAAAGGCACTGGAATATTACGATCGGGCATTAGTCATTAGACGCGAACTCAAAGATAGTTTTGGGGAAGCGATAATGCTGCAATCAATCGCCGGAGCATATTCTAATTTAGGAGACAAGCCAAAAGCTATAGAATTTTACAATCAAGCATTATCAATATTTCAAGCTCAGAAACAATCTAATTTGGCAGCTTTGACTTTAGTTAGCATTGGTAGAGTTTATTTGAGTTTGGGTGAAACTAAAAAGGCACTTGATTACTACAATCAAGCTTTAGAGCTTCAACGTGCCATTGGCGATGCGGCTGGACAGGTAGACACTCTCCAAGCAATGGGCAAGGTATATGCCCAATTTGGTGAAGCACAAAAGGCTGTAGCAGCTTTAAATCAAGCATTAGAGATTCAACGTACAAGGAAAGATATAGCTGGGCAAGCTGATACGCTCACGATAATAGCCACCCTTTATAGCTCATTGGGTGAGAATCAGAAGGCAAGGGAAGCATTAACCCAAGTGCTGGAATTGCAAAAACGATCGCCACAAATCGATCCTAGCAGCCAAGCCGTAACTTATATGGGTATAGGTGCTACCTACGCGGCTGTGAATGATTATCAAAAGGCTCTAAACTACTATAACCAAGCGCGATCGCTCTTACAAAAGGCGGGGAACTCTTATGCAGAAGCCGAATTATTGTCACAACTCAGCTTTGTCTACGACCAACTGGGACAACAGCAAAAAGCCCTCGAAGTTTTGAACCAAGCACTTGCACTCCAGCGTGCTAAACAGGATCGCTCTAGAGAAGCCTTTACGCTTAATAATATTGCCGATATTTACTCATCATTTGGCGATTATCAACAAGCCCTCGACTTTTACAACCAAGCTTTAACTCTCCAGCGCCAGCTCAAGGATCTGCCAGGGGAAGCAAATACACTGACTTATATTGCTAAACTCTATCAATTCTTAGGCAATTATCAGCTAAGTATCGATACTTATAATCAAGCCTTGGCTCAATTCCGATCTGTAGGCGATCGCAGTAAAGTTGCTCAAACCCTTGATAAAATTGGCAGTGTTTACCGATCGGCAGAAGATTACCAAAAAGCCTTAGACTACTACAACCAGGCTCTGCAACTTTGGCGCGAACAAGGAGGGTTATTTCAAGAATTTGCTACTCTCTCAGGCATCATTAGGGTTTATGAGTCATTGAAAGATTATCCTCAGGCACTGAATGCTGGGAAGCAAGCACTTTCATTATCTCGCAAACAACAAAGTAGCTTTACTGAGGCTTCTGCCCTAGCTTTATTAGGCAGAGTTTACTTAGCTTCAGGCGATTACCGACAAGCGCTAGACTTCTTTGAGCAAGCAGCCTCGAAATTTCAACAGCTAGGCGTCCCTAGCGCCGAAGCTAATGTCTTGGGCAATATTGGCAAAGTTTACGAGTCGTTAAAACAGCCCCAGCAGGCAATTGCCATTTACGATCGGGAACTAAAACTGCGGCAAAATTTGGGCGATCGCACCGGGGAAGCTGAAACACGGTATAGCATGGCAGTAAGCGAACGCGATCGCAATAATCTAGAGGCTGCTCGCAATCAAATTGAATCAACAATTAAAATCGTTGAAGATATCCGCACCAGAGTTACCAGCCAAGACTTGCGGACTTCCTACTTTGCCTCAGTTCAAAAATATTACGAGTTCTACATCGATCTATTAATGCGGCTGCATAAACAGCAACCATCTAAAGGCTACGATGCGCTAGCACTACAAGCTAGCGAACGCGCCCGCGCCCGCAGTCTTTTAGATATGCTCACCGAAGCCAATGCAGATATTCGTCAAGGTGTAGACCCCAACCTACTCGCAGCCGAACGCAGCTTGCAGCAACAACTTGATGCGCTAGAAAAACGCCGACTCAAATTACTAAGTGGAAACGATACTCAAAGCCTGGTACAAAAGCTAGAACAGGAAACTGAAGCCAACCTGGAACAGTATCGGCAACTGCAAGCAAAAATTAGAGCTACAAGCCCCCGTTACGCCGCCTTAACCCAGCCACAACCGCTTTCACTCAAACAAATTCAGTCCTCAGTACTCGATGACAACACCTTACTACTAGAGTACTCACTGGGAGAAGAACGCAGCTACCTCTGGGCTGTCACTAAAAACAGCATCAGCAGTTACGAACTACCCAAACGTGCGGAAATTGAAGCCGCAGTGCAACAGTTCCGCAAAATCTTAGTCTCACCAATTCCCGCAGCAAAACCAGATCGAGCCGCCAACGAGCTAACTAAATTACTACTGGCACCAGTTGCCCAACAATTAGGACAAAAACGCTTAGTTGTCGTGGCTGATGGGGCTTTGCAGTACGTACCCTTTGCTGCCTTAAACACAACTGGCCAAAAAGATAATCGCTATGAGCCATTAGCTATCAACCACGAAATTATCACTTTGCCCTCAGCCTCAACAGTCGCCGTACTCAGACAAGAAATTACTGGACGCAAAACTGCACCGAAAACACTAGCGGTAATTGCCGATCCCATCTTTTCACCCAACGATGAGCGCATCAAGGGTCGAGTAGCCAACCCTCAAAATGACACCTCAAAAAATCAGAACTTGGATTTGCAACAACTAGACCGATCTGCCAGAGATGCAAATATCAACTTTGAGCGTTTGCCATTTACTCGTCAAGAAGCCGAAACAATTCTGTCTTTAGTACCTGCAAAAGAGCGCAAGCAAGCCTTTGATTTTGCTGCTAATCGTGCTGTCGTCACGAATGCTGACCTAAGCCAGTATCAGATAGTACATTTTGCTACTCATGGTATCCTGAATAGTCGTCATCCAGAGTTATCGGGTGTGGTGCTGTCACTATTTGATGAAACTGGTAAACCCCAAAATGGCTTTTTGCGCTTGCGTGATGTTTTTAACCTCAAACTGCCAGCCGAACTAATTGTACTGAGTGCCTGTGAGACTGGTTTGGGTGAAGAAGTCAAAGGCGAAGGATTAATTGGCTTGACAAGAGGGTTTATGTATGCAGGTAGCCCTAGAGTCTTGGTGAGTTTGTGGAGTGTGGATGACCAAGCTACCTCAGAACTGATGAAGAAGTTTTATAGCTTCATGTTGCAAGATGGCTTGAAACCTGCTGCGGCACTACGAGCTGCACAAACTCAGATGTGGCGCGATTCCAATTATAAAGCGCCCTATTTCTGGGCAGCTTTCACTCTCCAAGGTGAGTGGAAGTAA
- a CDS encoding adenylate/guanylate cyclase with Chase sensor, producing MHAKLKQLIWQWRGVLLAVPNVTAVVIALRCMGLLELFELTTLDQFFLLRQQQPVDERIVIVEINEPDITKLRQWPINDEILANVLNRVKQQKPIAIGLDIYRDLPLDPGHQKLVKVFETTPNLIGVQKVSESSNSFSVGSPPELRKRNQVGANDFPLDKDGKIRRALLYAGLKDGSNLESFGLKLALLYLQPQGITEKPAANNPNYLQLGKGIFPTFETNDGGYFRANAGSYQILLNYRGTINRFPVVSINDVLENRISPNLMQGKIVLIGATAESLNDLFWTPYSSRIVGAPERMAGVAIHANLISQILSSALEGRPQIKTLSEPIEWLWILVWSIVGGTLCWQHRHSTAENKKWRLLANTSSSILLATTCLVGGSFLAFVFAWWIPVIPPLLALTGSAIAVTQYIARSASEMRRTFGRYLTNEVVANLLETPSGLKLGGERKKVTVLMSDLRGFSAVSERLAPEQVVAILNVYLGAMADVINQYNGTINEFIGDGIFVMFGAPVSREDDSRRAIACAIAMQLAMKPVNEHNQQMDLPILEMGIGIHTGEVVAGNVGSQKRAKYSVVGSHVNLTSRIESYTVGGQILISEETLKDADIEMRIDGQLQVQPKGIKAPITIYEIGGIGGKYNLYLPQSDDNFVHLNEEIAVEYTILEGKHAVGTIFHGQLVCLSENAAKLRSENSLEALTNIKFKLLNLPELDPEDGDIYAKVLKKSQDDGHCFLIRFTAVPPKATVIFEKLRQMASNT from the coding sequence ATGCACGCAAAGCTGAAACAGCTAATATGGCAATGGCGTGGAGTTTTGCTAGCAGTTCCCAATGTCACAGCCGTTGTGATTGCACTGCGATGTATGGGATTGCTCGAATTATTTGAGTTGACTACACTAGATCAGTTTTTTCTTTTACGTCAACAACAGCCTGTTGATGAGCGCATTGTTATAGTTGAGATTAATGAACCAGACATCACCAAATTGAGGCAGTGGCCGATCAATGATGAAATACTTGCTAATGTCTTAAATCGCGTAAAGCAGCAAAAACCGATAGCAATAGGTCTTGATATTTATCGAGACTTACCTTTAGATCCTGGTCATCAAAAATTAGTAAAAGTATTTGAGACTACACCTAACTTAATTGGGGTACAAAAGGTATCTGAAAGTTCTAATAGTTTTTCTGTTGGTTCGCCTCCAGAACTCAGGAAAAGAAATCAAGTTGGAGCGAATGACTTTCCCTTAGATAAAGATGGCAAAATCCGTCGAGCTTTGCTGTATGCAGGTTTGAAAGATGGTAGCAATCTTGAAAGCTTTGGGCTGAAATTAGCATTATTGTATTTGCAACCTCAAGGAATTACTGAAAAACCCGCAGCAAATAATCCCAACTATTTGCAGTTAGGTAAAGGAATTTTTCCTACTTTTGAAACTAATGATGGTGGTTACTTTAGAGCAAATGCTGGTAGTTACCAAATCCTATTAAACTACCGGGGAACAATTAATCGTTTCCCAGTAGTATCTATCAATGATGTGTTAGAGAATCGGATATCACCAAACTTAATGCAAGGAAAAATTGTATTAATTGGTGCTACCGCTGAAAGTTTAAACGATCTTTTTTGGACACCATATAGCAGTAGGATAGTTGGTGCGCCGGAACGCATGGCTGGTGTCGCAATTCATGCTAATTTAATTAGTCAAATTTTGAGTTCGGCTTTGGAAGGTCGTCCACAAATCAAAACTTTATCGGAACCGATAGAGTGGTTGTGGATTTTAGTTTGGTCAATCGTCGGTGGGACTTTGTGTTGGCAACATCGACATAGTACGGCTGAAAATAAGAAATGGCGCTTACTAGCTAATACTAGTAGCAGTATTCTATTAGCAACTACTTGTTTGGTAGGTGGGAGTTTCTTAGCATTTGTTTTTGCTTGGTGGATTCCTGTGATCCCACCACTGTTAGCTTTAACTGGATCTGCGATCGCTGTCACCCAATATATCGCTCGTAGTGCTTCCGAAATGCGCCGCACCTTTGGTCGCTACTTAACAAATGAAGTCGTCGCCAATTTACTAGAAACTCCTTCTGGGCTGAAATTAGGGGGAGAACGGAAAAAAGTCACAGTTTTGATGTCCGATCTAAGAGGATTTTCCGCTGTATCAGAGCGATTAGCACCAGAACAAGTAGTGGCGATTCTCAATGTTTATTTGGGAGCGATGGCGGATGTAATTAACCAGTACAACGGTACAATTAATGAGTTTATTGGTGATGGCATCTTTGTGATGTTTGGTGCGCCTGTAAGTCGCGAAGATGATTCTCGCAGAGCGATCGCCTGCGCTATTGCGATGCAATTGGCAATGAAGCCTGTAAACGAACATAATCAGCAGATGGATTTACCCATTCTGGAAATGGGAATAGGCATTCATACAGGTGAAGTTGTTGCCGGAAATGTCGGTTCGCAAAAACGTGCTAAATATTCGGTTGTAGGTAGCCATGTCAATCTCACTTCCCGAATTGAATCTTACACGGTGGGCGGTCAAATTCTGATTTCTGAGGAAACCCTAAAAGATGCCGACATTGAGATGAGAATTGATGGGCAATTACAGGTACAACCTAAAGGAATTAAAGCTCCTATTACCATCTACGAAATTGGCGGCATTGGTGGTAAGTATAATCTTTACTTGCCTCAATCTGACGATAATTTTGTACATTTGAATGAAGAAATTGCAGTTGAATACACTATTTTGGAAGGTAAACATGCTGTAGGAACTATATTTCATGGTCAGCTTGTTTGCTTATCAGAAAATGCGGCAAAATTGCGCTCGGAAAATTCACTAGAAGCTTTAACTAATATCAAATTCAAGTTATTGAATTTACCAGAACTCGATCCTGAAGATGGCGATATCTATGCCAAGGTGTTAAAAAAATCTCAGGATGATGGACATTGTTTTCTCATTCGTTTCACAGCCGTTCCACCAAAGGCGACTGTAATATTTGAGAAACTACGTCAGATGGCGTCTAACACATAG